From a region of the Candidatus Azobacteroides pseudotrichonymphae genomovar. CFP2 genome:
- a CDS encoding MFS transporter translates to METINKYLHEKKTQYRWVVCVMLFGAITINYLDRQVLSLTWPKYIGPEFGWTNDNYGSITAWFSLFYAVSMLFIGHCIDWLGTKKGFLLAVGIWSIGAFLHAFCAVITLGEVGGEWFVSFDKTRDIIAVLKKSNAESIISISVTLFLCARLVLAFGEAGNFPSAIKATAEYFPKKDRAFSTSIFNSGATIGAMIAPAVILYISSIWGWEMAFIIIGFLGFIWMGFWIFLYKKPEVNPRVNRAELEYIRQDKYSEDIVETMQEAQLSFLRCFQFKQTWAFAVGKFMTDGVWWFYLFWIPKYLQTVFGLEGKAQIFPLTILYMVVMLSIVGGWLPTFFIEKKGMNPYAGRMKAMLIFAFIPLVALFVQPLGTYTYWLPVILIGVAGAAHQAWSANIFSITGDMFPRKAIATITGIGGMAGGIGSFFIQKTAGKLFDYASNNQIIFGGFKGESAGYFIIFCTCAIAYLISWVIMKILVPVYKPIIG, encoded by the coding sequence TTGGAAACAATTAATAAATATTTACATGAAAAGAAGACACAATATCGGTGGGTGGTTTGTGTAATGCTTTTCGGGGCTATTACTATTAATTATCTTGATAGGCAAGTTTTGTCGTTAACTTGGCCTAAATATATTGGACCGGAATTTGGTTGGACAAATGATAATTATGGTAGTATCACTGCTTGGTTTTCGTTATTTTATGCTGTGAGTATGTTGTTTATAGGACATTGCATAGATTGGTTAGGTACTAAAAAGGGATTCCTTTTGGCAGTTGGAATATGGTCAATAGGTGCCTTTTTGCATGCATTTTGTGCTGTAATTACTTTGGGTGAAGTAGGTGGAGAATGGTTTGTCAGTTTTGACAAGACGCGAGATATTATTGCTGTGCTTAAAAAGTCTAATGCTGAGTCAATAATTTCTATAAGTGTCACCTTGTTTCTTTGTGCTCGTTTGGTTTTGGCATTTGGAGAGGCTGGTAATTTTCCATCGGCCATTAAAGCTACAGCTGAATATTTTCCTAAAAAAGATAGAGCGTTTTCTACGAGTATTTTTAATTCTGGGGCTACAATAGGTGCAATGATAGCTCCAGCTGTCATTCTTTATATTTCCTCTATATGGGGTTGGGAAATGGCTTTTATTATCATTGGTTTTTTGGGATTTATTTGGATGGGATTTTGGATATTTCTTTATAAGAAACCAGAGGTGAATCCGAGAGTAAATAGAGCCGAATTGGAATATATTCGGCAGGATAAATATTCGGAAGATATTGTTGAAACGATGCAAGAAGCGCAGTTATCTTTTTTGCGTTGTTTCCAGTTTAAACAGACATGGGCATTTGCGGTGGGTAAGTTTATGACCGATGGTGTATGGTGGTTTTATCTTTTTTGGATACCAAAGTATTTGCAAACTGTATTTGGTTTAGAAGGTAAAGCTCAAATATTTCCACTTACAATTCTTTATATGGTTGTTATGTTATCTATTGTTGGAGGATGGTTACCCACTTTTTTTATAGAAAAAAAAGGAATGAATCCATATGCTGGTAGAATGAAAGCAATGTTGATATTTGCTTTCATTCCACTTGTAGCTTTGTTTGTTCAACCATTGGGGACATATACATATTGGTTGCCGGTTATTCTTATCGGAGTTGCTGGTGCTGCGCACCAGGCTTGGTCTGCTAACATTTTTTCAATTACTGGAGATATGTTCCCTAGAAAAGCTATTGCGACAATCACTGGTATTGGAGGGATGGCTGGTGGAATTGGTTCTTTTTTTATTCAAAAAACAGCAGGAAAATTATTTGATTATGCTAGTAATAATCAAATAATTTTTGGAGGATTTAAAGGAGAATCAGCAGGATATTTTATTATTTTTTGTACTTGTGCAATTGCTTATTTAATTAGCTGGGTCATTATGAAAATACTCGTCCCTGTATATAAACCAATTATTGGTTAA
- a CDS encoding bifunctional 4-hydroxy-2-oxoglutarate aldolase/2-dehydro-3-deoxy-phosphogluconate aldolase, whose amino-acid sequence MARFSKIQVLSTMSATGIVPIFYHSSIEITKNIVKACYKGGIRVFEFTNRGDFAYEVFGELSKFVNKECSELILGVGSIVDAPTASLYIQLGANFIVSPLFNSDVARVVNRRLVPYIPGCGSVSEVGLAQEVGCDLCKIFPGDLLGTTFVKSIKAPMPWSLLMVTGGVKPEKDNIKSWFSAGATCVGIGSSFFPKETIVNREWNKISEMCSYALKIFNEVME is encoded by the coding sequence ATGGCAAGGTTTAGTAAAATACAAGTATTAAGCACCATGTCTGCTACGGGTATAGTACCTATTTTTTATCATAGTAGTATTGAGATAACGAAGAATATAGTAAAAGCTTGTTACAAAGGTGGGATACGGGTATTTGAGTTTACTAATCGAGGAGATTTTGCTTATGAAGTATTTGGTGAATTAAGTAAATTTGTAAATAAAGAATGTTCTGAACTGATTTTAGGCGTAGGTTCAATTGTGGATGCTCCTACAGCTTCACTTTATATCCAATTGGGGGCAAATTTTATTGTAAGTCCTCTGTTTAATTCCGATGTGGCGCGAGTAGTCAATAGAAGGTTGGTACCCTATATTCCGGGTTGTGGTTCTGTTTCCGAGGTTGGATTAGCTCAGGAAGTAGGTTGTGATTTATGTAAGATTTTCCCTGGAGATTTATTAGGGACTACTTTTGTAAAAAGTATAAAAGCCCCTATGCCTTGGTCGCTATTGATGGTGACCGGTGGAGTAAAACCTGAAAAAGATAATATTAAATCTTGGTTTAGTGCAGGAGCAACTTGTGTAGGAATAGGATCTAGTTTTTTTCCAAAAGAAACTATTGTAAATAGAGAATGGAATAAAATTAGTGAGATGTGCAGTTATGCATTGAAAATTTTTAATGAGGTAATGGAGTAA
- a CDS encoding sugar kinase has translation MKKVITFGEVMLRLATPDHLRFVQSATLNATFGGGEANVAVSLANYGIPTEFVTLLPKNDIADWCIAELRKYNVGTNYIIRDRGEGRMGIYFLETGAVARASKVIYDRASSTFAHIHPGIITWREIFEEAKWFHWTGITPSLSQGAADVCLEAIKVANELGITVSCDLNYRKNLWKWGKIASEVMPELVSRCDIILGNEEDAEKVFGICPNGVDVKKAKDKINAEAFKSVCEKLQTKFSKVKKIIITLRASINANYNVWGGCLFEKGKLYQSKQYDITHIVDRVGGGDSFMGGLIYGLISYPTDNQKALDFAVAASALKHTIYGDFNIVTLKEVEQLVKGDGLGRISR, from the coding sequence ATGAAAAAAGTAATAACATTTGGAGAGGTTATGCTCCGGTTAGCTACTCCTGATCATCTACGATTTGTACAGTCTGCTACTTTAAATGCTACCTTTGGTGGAGGAGAAGCAAATGTGGCTGTTTCATTAGCTAATTATGGTATTCCAACTGAATTTGTTACTTTGTTGCCAAAAAATGATATTGCCGACTGGTGTATTGCTGAATTACGAAAGTATAATGTTGGAACAAATTATATTATTAGAGATAGAGGGGAAGGTCGGATGGGTATTTATTTTTTGGAAACTGGTGCTGTTGCTCGAGCATCCAAAGTGATATATGATCGAGCATCTTCGACTTTTGCACATATTCATCCAGGTATAATTACATGGCGAGAGATTTTTGAAGAAGCGAAATGGTTCCACTGGACAGGAATCACACCGTCTTTATCACAGGGGGCTGCCGATGTTTGTTTAGAAGCTATTAAAGTAGCTAATGAATTGGGAATAACTGTTTCTTGTGATTTGAATTATCGGAAAAATTTGTGGAAATGGGGTAAAATTGCTTCTGAAGTAATGCCTGAGCTTGTATCTAGATGCGACATCATTTTAGGAAATGAAGAAGATGCAGAAAAAGTGTTTGGTATTTGTCCAAATGGGGTTGATGTAAAAAAAGCTAAAGATAAAATAAATGCAGAAGCATTTAAATCAGTTTGCGAAAAGTTACAAACTAAGTTTTCAAAGGTAAAAAAGATAATTATTACATTACGTGCTTCTATTAATGCCAATTATAATGTATGGGGAGGATGTTTGTTTGAGAAAGGTAAATTATATCAATCCAAACAATATGATATTACCCATATTGTAGATAGAGTAGGAGGAGGAGATTCTTTTATGGGAGGATTGATTTATGGTTTGATTTCTTATCCTACTGATAATCAAAAAGCTTTGGATTTTGCTGTAGCTGCTTCTGCTTTGAAGCATACAATTTATGGAGATTTTAACATTGTAACTCTTAAAGAAGTGGAACAACTAGTGAAAGGTGATGGTTTGGGACGTATTTCTCGATAA